In Gorilla gorilla gorilla isolate KB3781 chromosome 16, NHGRI_mGorGor1-v2.1_pri, whole genome shotgun sequence, the genomic window CCCAGCATGAACACAAGCTGCAGCTCTATCTCTCTGTGATTCTTGATCAATGTTCAAATCCTTCGCTGGACTGAGCACTCCGTGAGGCAGGAATCAGGCCTATTTTTACTCAACATTGTATCCCCAGAGTCAAGCTGGGCATCTGGAAGTTGGTTGGTGCCTAAGTATAATTtgtaaatggatggatgaatccAGGTGTGAGCTGCCCCCACAAGCAGGGAGTAAACTTCTGGAGCCTGGCGCAGCCAGGGGAAGCAGAAAGAGCAACAGACTTGTCATTAGAAGGTCTCTACTTTTGCCATAAtgatgtgaccttgggaaaatccCATCCTCTCCCTGTTTCCTCAGCTCTAAATTGGGAATATCGTTTAGTCTGCCTCTAAGATAGGGATGTTTTGTGAGGCCATGAAGACACTTTGAACTATACAAGTTATGCCCCTACCCACAAGCTTCTAGCTCAGCACTAGGCTCATATGCCATGCTCTGTTGACATGAGTTGGTTGACTGTCCCCTCCCCCAGAGAAAGGGAGATGAGATCTTATAATCCTTGGGGAGGGGTGCTCAAAGCTTTGGGTCATGAAACGACCATGTGGCCTTGCGCTTCCCCATCTTTATGTTTGCCCTTTTCAAAAACCCTCATGGAACTTCTTAGGCCTTCAAGGCCCAATGGCCTAGGTACATAAGAAAAGGAACCTCCTGTTGAGGACCTTCTGGCCTTTATTCTCGACACAGAGTTGGGGCCGTTAGCCAGAAGAGGAGAAAGGGTGGAGAATGGGAAgactccttctttccttctctcctgcttGCAGGCTGGTCTTCAGACAGAGACAGGGCTGGGTAGGGACAATGACTTTGCCTTCTGGGACAGAGCTCCTGGGACAATCATCTGCAGGTGTATGCATTCCACCTACACCTGGCAGAATACATGAAGTTGCTTACTTTGCCTCTGGGACCTGGACTTTAATATTAAGGTAGATATTTACAGCAAAGCCTTACTACTTTCTCCCATATACCTCATCTTAGAGATGGGCATCCTGGGTTTCTGTTTCATCTGTATTGATTGACTATATCATTTTCCCTCTCTGAGTCAATTTTCTCATCAGTtacatgtaaataataataataataatgccaccCACCTTCCTATCTCACTGAGTTCTTTTAAGGACCAAGTGAGGTCATTTGTCAGACATGAGTGCTTGGTAAGTGAAAAATCAATGCAAACGAAAGgcaatattattttctctatgCATTTTAAATCCCTGCTTCTGTAGCAGGAAAGCACCATGCTGACTTAGTTATTCCTAATTAACTCAAATATTACCCAAGATCTACAGTCCATAAGGTATGTAGGCAGAAAGTGAGATATGAACAAATCCTTCATCACAAATCAATTCTCAAGCATCTCCCCAGGGCCAGCCATCCTCCCTCTGGAGAAGGGGACCCTGAGGGGTACTCATTCTCTAATTGTTTTAACAGCTTGGCTGCCCTGCCAGCGCCCTCCCAGAAAACCAGATTGGTGAGGGGAGGCACAGAATGAAGAATTAACTGGCACCTCAGCAATTCTGGATTCTGTGGAGGGGGTGGAAGGCTAtactacagacacacacccctGCAGGATAATTCTAGCTGGATGCCGCAGCAGGGTGGATGAGAACATGCTTCTGCAAACCTCTTGGGATGCATCACTGACTGGATTCTGGCGATTAGAGCTTCCAGCCGGCCAGAACTTCCTCAGTGCATGATCTGCTGAGCAGCTCTGATAGGGATTCACTGGTGTCCTGGTAGAATGCGGAGCCCAGGCCCTCGGAGCTCCCACTCTCCAGCTGGAAGCTGCCCACCAGCTCCTGAATCCACTGCAGGTCTGTGGAGAGCTCCTGCCTCAGAATCTCAAACTGGGCTTGCAGATGGTCCAGTTTCCTGGCCACGCTTCCGAGGCTACATCCCGTGGCCTGGATGTCTCCTCGCAGCAGCTTCTTCAATGACTCCACCTTGCGGAACTCATACCTGAGCTGGGACAGGTCGTGCCGGGCACTCTCATTCTCCTCTCGGTACCAAGCTTCCTTCTCATTGAAGATGGAGACCAGGGCCTCCACATCGTCCTGGATGGTATCGTGGGCCTCCACCAGGGCACGGCATCCCAGGTCCACCCGAGCCACGTCTTCCACCACACAGGCAAAACGCTCGAAGTTGACATAGGAGTTGTTGGGAGGCATGCTTGAGTGGCATTTGAGAGTGTACTCTCTCAGGTGCTTGGTCTTCAGCTGGGTGGGCTCTGTCTTCCACTGTTCGGGGGCTCTGCCTTCTCCTTTTGACTGGTGGGTGTTCAGACAGAAGAATCAGAGTGTTAATTTGCTGCCCACCCCAGAGGGCAGTCCAAGGGGTAGGCAGAAGGTACACAAGCAGCCTCTGGCGTTCACTGCATGCGTCAGGCCATGGGGAGAACCAGGGTGGGATGAGCACCCCCTTAGACCATAAGTGAGGTCAAGGAGTGTGGGGGTGCTGTCTGCATGCTCATTCAGGGCAGAAGGGTCCACAGCCATTAGAGAGAGCTCCACACACATAGCATTTAAGGGGTGCTCACACAGACAAGCAGGCTGCAGCCAGGACTCCACAGGCATCTGCGCAGGGCTGGAGCACGCAAGGTCAGGGCTCACACAGCGGGGCTGAGGAGCATCTCCCCTTCAGGGCTCCTTGGGCCTTCCCCCATCCTTCAATGAGCTGATGAAGCTAAGCAGATGAAGCTGACCTCCTCCCAGACGACTCCAGCCCTCCCTGTTCTGTCTTCCACAGGCCTCACCTTCTCTttgtattgattgattgattattattttttagagagatggggtctcagcatGTTGCTCaagttgaactcctgggctcaagtcatccttctgctgcctcggcctcccaaagtgctgggattacaggcatgagccactgcacctggcctgcctcACCCTTTCTTATCTCCACCTTTCTTATGGTCATTTCATCCTTGCTGGCCTTCTCACATAACAGTTAAGGTGAATGGGAAGTCTGGTGACGTCCCTGGGTGTGCATAGCTGGTCAGTCAGCAGAATTAGGGCCTGAATCCTGCTGAGTCccaccctctcaaagtgctctTCACTACACCAGACCGCAAGAGCCTCTGGAAAGCCAGCAGCTGACTGGAAAGCCAGCAGGAAGCCCGACTGCAAGGCGAGTTAGGCAGGGATTCATTTTTTTGCCCTGACTCTCCCCAGAGGGAACAGAATTGCCCTAACAGTGGCTGTCTCTCTTCCCCACCAGGCCTCCGTCTCAGGCCCCATTCCTCAGGGCCTGAGGAGGTGGGTGGCTGATTTAAGTGTCATCCTTGACTTAGAGCCCCAAAAATCAGAAGGAAGGAGGCCTGGTCACAAAGTGGGGGTTTTCAATTGTCATCTATCTTTCTACACCTGGGGAGTCCTGATTTCCACTTGGAGAAGTGGCAGTGACATACCCTTCAACAAAGAACACTGTGTAAGTTGGCCCCAAAGAAAAAGGGTTTCAACTGTGGTTTGTGAGGGTTTCATTTCATAAGTTACCTGAATTTGAGACACACAAACTTAAAATAGCAAGCAAATAAACCTATTCGAATAAGCCCAGGCCCTCTGGGGCCCCTGGCTAGCTTTCATCTGTGCCCAGGGTCAGTGTTTAAAGCAAAGGCCTCTCCATGGGCCCTCTGCATCTGGCTGCCCAGGCCAACCCTGGCGACAGAGCAGGGACCCTTTGCCCATTGGAACTCATGGCTGTGCCCTTACCGTGATCCAGGGGTGTCTGAGAGCCTCTTGGATTGTGAGCCGTTTCCTGCAATGAGGATTGGGAAACAGTGATGATCCATGAGGACAGAAGTTGGGAGCAACCATCTCCGTTCTCACTCTTTTTAGACCTATATTTTGGCATTATTTGGCCACTGCCGTCAAACCAGTGGAATGGAGGATGCAGAGATGGATGGGAACTGGCTGCAAATCCTGCACTCCAGGGGAAGGAAGCAGTCCAGGCAGACCCCTCAATAGAGTGGCTTTGTTACCTACACCCATACTATTAGTCCCAGAGCTGAAAGGCCTAAGAAGAGTCATAAATGCTCCAATGAGCTTCCAGAATCTTCCAAAAGCCAACTTTCCATTGCTAAGTCCCTggtctgtttttctgtttgccTCCTGGATCCGTTCTCTGCCTTTCGCTGCTCTGTACCCAGGTAAGCAACTCTCCCTAGCACTGTTCTTAGACAGGAAAATCAGGGACCTTGCACTCCAGACAACCCCACTCTGGCCCTCTCTGAAGTCTGTGGGATGGAGAGGACATGGTGTTCTAGTCTGTGGACCTTTCTTCCTGCCCCATCCAGAGCATGCTCTGGGTACCCAGCACCCTGCAATTCCCTGCCTATTTCCTTCTTTGACCCCACAGCCATGGGACTCACCCTGGCCCCTGGAGAAGGGATAGGGTTAGCATGTCTTCCACCATCCCACTGtactgacctctctgagcctaccAGCTCCTACTACCAACCTGAACTGGCTTGAAAACCCTGCCACTTAAACTTTTCAAATCTGAATTCCAGGTGCCTTTGGGACAGACTGCACAAGGTAATGAGCCCTAAAGAAACCCAGGCTGACTtgtagcacacacacacacacacacacacacacacattatttacatttcaacaggagaagaaagcagaaagactTGAGCAAACAAGATGAATGCCACGTCTTGGCTAGGCCATACTTTCCAGCACCTGCCCGGATTAGACCACAACAGTGCAGATGACAGCTATGTCAAAGTGGGGACATACTGACAGGTCTTTGACAGAGGCGACAGGAAGGGATCAATACCTGAGAAACCAGTGGCTTCTCTGTCCTCTTACCGGGTCTCTTTAACCAGAAGCTTCCGAATGAAGTCCTTGGCCAGCTCGCTCGTCTGGCTGAAGAATTCCTCATCAAAGTCGTAACTCACTGCTGTGATATTGGCCAGTGTTTCCTGCTTCGTGTCTCCCAGGAAAGGGGATGCTCCACTTAAGCTGAGTACGACACAGAAGCAATCAAATAACTAAGGGAAAGTAGGTGGAAATGGGGATGACGGACTCGGGGAACCCTGCCCCATGACTGCTGCAGGGAGCTGGAAGGCTCCCAGCAACACAGCCTGGCCCCTCTGGGCAGCCAACCAGCAGCCTGTTCAGCTGAGTCCAATTCAATACATGTTCACGGAGCTCCTCCTAAGCACCCGACAGAGAGAAATTGTGTCTTCAAGGGACTCAAAAGCGGAGGGGAGAGAAACACAGAGACATGTCTCTTTGTGATCCCCAGCAGGACAAAGCAGAATATAATGGAAGGCCAGCCAAAGGATAGGGGAGCACAGGAAAGAGGGAGGCCCAGTGCAGCTTCACGGTGGCACAGATATTTGCATCGTTTGTGTCTTGAAAAATAAAGAGGTTGTCAGCAGTCAGAGAAGGAGACGGAAAGGCCTTCTGGGTTACAGGAGCAACTTGAGCAGAGCCCACAAAGTTTGGAAATAGATGGGCAATTAGGGACAAGAAGGGTCTGTGTGGTTCCCCAACAGGGTTTGTCAAGGATGTCATACAAATAATGACTCCTACATCTACTATCTCCTGACTCAGATTTCAGTTGTTCATGGGATGCCTTGGTAGAGGCATGATCCAGCAGTGTCTGGATCAGATGTGCCATTGTCCCAAACTCATTGTGTCCAAACCCATTCCAAGCACTCCCTTGATGAATGACATTACTTTACAAATGTACCCAAGCCAGAAGCACAGGAGTCACCTTGGACTCTTCTTTCTATTCCCTTGCCACATCTGACTGGCCAAAAGCTTCCTTGTCGGTTCCATTTACTAAATATCTCTTGAAAGTCATCCCCATTTCCACAGCCACTTTCTTAGCATGGTGGCAGCAAGGTGCACTGTACAAATTTTGGTGTTGCaatcctgggtttgaatcccagctcagccactcATTAGCTGTGTGAAGCTAGAACCCCTTGtgtagtttcctcatctgcaaaatgaagaaaataaaattcccacCTCATGTGATTGCTGTGAAGAATACATGCATACAAAAGCCTTCATGCAATCTTGGCCCACACTAAGGGCTCTGGAATTAATGGccattattattgtcattgtgAGAACACAAAAGCCCTCTATGACTTCCCATCTTCTACAGGATCACATCTAAACTCTTGAGCAAGGCATCAAGAGTTGGTCCTTACCCCACGCTTGGTACATTTCAGCCACACTTAAGGTTTACCGTTCCTTTTCTCACGCCATTTCTTCAGCCAGCACAGCCCTTCCCTCCTCCACCCACAGAATTAACTTCATTCCCTAAATCCCAGTTCAAACTGATCCATCAATCATGTGctgtctctatttctctctcaatAAACCTTCAGCAGTCCAGCAAACCAGTGGCTCCCCATCTGTGTCTCAAAGAGGCATGTTCATTCCTCCAGCCTAACCTTGGTTCCACTGGGTGTGAGTTAGGTGTATGGTGTGTCTCCCACAGACAGGGAGCCCCAGCAAGCAGGGAAGACCCTCCTTCATGTCAGTATCCTGGTGCCTGGTACAGTGCCTGCCATGGAGCAGACCTCAACAAAGCTGTTAAATTCAAATGAGCCACAAGAAGACTATGTGCTCAGTAGACACTgggattccattttttttttttttttcagacagggtcttgctctgttgcccaggacggagtgcagtggtgcgactacagctcactgcaacttctgggctcaagcgatcctccagcgatcctcctgcctcagcctcccaagtagctgggactatagatgtgtgccaccacacctagctagttttttgttttgttttttgtagagatggggttttgtcatgttgcccaggctggtctcgaactcctggacttaagcatctgcccacctcagccttccaaaatgctgggattacatgggatCCCTTCATAGTTCAAATCAGAGTCCTGAAGAAATCAAAGTTTCAAGAGCCAACATCAGACTGTTCTGGCTCTGATCTGAAACTATAGATCCATGGTTCTCAGCCTTCTCTTTGCATCAAATTCAGCTGgagttttaaaagaaacagaTACTAAGGCCCTACCCCTAGCAATTGTGATATAAtagatctggggtggggcctgggccaTGGTGGGTATCAAAAGCTCTgctgtgcagccagggttgagatcTTCAGCTGCAGCTCAGGGGGATCCACCACGTCACACAGGGCTC contains:
- the DAPK2 gene encoding death-associated protein kinase 2 isoform X1, with product MFQASMRSPNMEPFKQQKVEDFYDIGEELGSGQFAIVKKCREKSTGLEYAAKFIKKRQSQASRRGVSREEIEREVSILRQVLHHNVITLHDVYENRTDVVLILELVSGGELFDFLAQKESLSEEEATSFIKQILDGVNYLHTKKIAHFDLKPENIMLLDKNIPIPHIKLIDFGLAHEIEDGVEFKNIFGTPEFVAPEIVNYEPLGLEADMWSIGVITYILLSGASPFLGDTKQETLANITAVSYDFDEEFFSQTSELAKDFIRKLLVKETRKRLTIQEALRHPWITSKGEGRAPEQWKTEPTQLKTKHLREYTLKCHSSMPPNNSYVNFERFACVVEDVARVDLGCRALVEAHDTIQDDVEALVSIFNEKEAWYREENESARHDLSQLRYEFRKVESLKKLLRGDIQATGCSLGSVARKLDHLQAQFEILRQELSTDLQWIQELVGSFQLESGSSEGLGSAFYQDTSESLSELLSRSCTEEVLAGWKL
- the DAPK2 gene encoding death-associated protein kinase 2 isoform X4: MLLDKNIPIPHIKLIDFGLAHEIEDGVEFKNIFGTPEFVAPEIVNYEPLGLEADMWSIGVITYILLSGASPFLGDTKQETLANITAVSYDFDEEFFSQTSELAKDFIRKLLVKETRKRLTIQEALRHPWITSKGEGRAPEQWKTEPTQLKTKHLREYTLKCHSSMPPNNSYVNFERFACVVEDVARVDLGCRALVEAHDTIQDDVEALVSIFNEKEAWYREENESARHDLSQLSRWTTSKPWCAGSLWSIWRTSGSSMSAGGGSFPSASCPCATTSPAR